One window of the Rufibacter radiotolerans genome contains the following:
- a CDS encoding SRPBCC family protein codes for MKLHLQFAVAQDMQAVLAGFTVDLFRALSPPFPKLKILRFDGSFPGDHVEIELQAGPLARRWTSLITEREERENEVWFVDEGQELPPPLKFWRHKHLITRQGNHSIIHELIEYRTGSPILDRLLYPIFYAQFAQRGPVYRRFFGKVG; via the coding sequence ATGAAACTCCATCTTCAATTTGCAGTGGCCCAGGATATGCAGGCCGTGCTGGCAGGTTTTACAGTAGACCTGTTCAGGGCCCTGTCACCCCCATTCCCTAAATTAAAAATTTTAAGATTTGATGGAAGTTTCCCCGGAGACCATGTGGAGATAGAGTTGCAGGCAGGCCCGCTGGCCCGCCGCTGGACCTCGCTTATCACTGAGCGGGAAGAACGGGAAAACGAGGTTTGGTTTGTAGACGAAGGGCAGGAATTGCCGCCGCCCCTTAAATTCTGGCGGCACAAACACCTTATCACCCGCCAGGGAAACCATAGTATCATCCATGAACTGATAGAATACCGTACCGGCTCTCCCATACTAGACAGGTTGCTTTACCCCATATTCTATGCGCAGTTTGCCCAAAGAGGCCCGGTGTACCGTCGGTTCTTCGGGAAGGTGGGTTAA